The nucleotide window GAGTGCAGTGAAATCGTACCGGGTGCTGGACTATAAGACATGTGTTATGCCCGATTGACCATGGAGTGTGAGGGTGGCGTGGACCTTGGTGTCGGTGACAGAGTGACGCGAGAATGGTCTCAATGTTTGGGGGCAAAATTAGGGCACGTTCGGTAGCATGGGGTGACATGGTAGCCATTTCAGTTGTATTGGTGCGAAAATAGGTGTCAAGGCAGTAATTATAGTCATTACAACAGAGGCGGGCATGGTAATTTAAGGTTGTCATGTAAGAAAATAGGTGACATGATATCCTCTACGGGTATATCAATGGTAGAAATGTGTGTCGCGGCAGCATGTCGGGGTGACATCGGCTTCCATGGCAGCATCTGGCGCCATGGCATCCATTTCAGGCAACATGGTAGCGGAAATGTGTGACATGGCAGCAGGTGGCCAGGACATGTCAACAGCGGTTGTGCGGGGCATGGGACTCGGTCTATATGAGCCAGCGTGGGACATTGACACGGAGGTACGAATGTTGGTGTCAATGTATTTGATGGAGCACGAATTTCATGAAAATGGGAAAGAATGACCGTCAAAGTACATATATCAAGACACTATCATGCGTTGCACCACATGATCGTAGCATCAAAACCCTTTCGTATTAGGATGATAGCCAAGAAAAATGCAGGCTACCTGGCGGATGCAGTGGTGGCTACAGTGGGGTCGTAGAGACAACCAAAGATGCAGATACTATTACACAAGGGTGGCAAAAATGATGGTTAGGGGTGTAAATCCACCATGGGTTTCAGGGAAAAAGGTAGGGAGGTGAGTAACTATAGAGAGTGCATTGGGCTGGAATCGAGAAGGGGTGTTGGAGTGGTACATGAAGGCGCATATGCTATCGTTGAATACGCAGAGCATGTGCTTGACATGTTCATTCTCCTTCGAGGTGTAGGGGCGGGTGAGACGAAGGATCATCATGTGGGAGGAGAGGAGGGTGCAGACACCTACATTATTGAATTATTTGGCATTGTCAGTTTGGAGATAAAGCACGAAACGAGATAAATGCATGACTACATAGGCATAAAATGAAGTGAGTGCATGAAGTAAATACCGAAAACAAGAGTTGTTAGGGATCGGAGACGTCCATACATCACAATGCATTATTTCAAAGGGAAAAGTAGCGGCGGGGGAAGAAGAACTAAAAGGCAAGCGAGCGTGTTTACCTACATGGCAGCCATGACAAGTATGATACTCAGATTTATTACAAGAAAGAGGGAATTGTTGCAAAATCTGATGAAGAGTGGCGGCCCTTGGGTGCCAAATACGAGCGGTGCCATTGACACCAAAGACGAGCATGCTCCGGCACCGGTGTATATAAACCAATGACAGCCCTCGGAGTATGTGCACCACTGTCTGGGGTGTGTTGTTGGTGCAGTCGTGCTTCCTCTGGCGACCACAATCATGGTATGAAGAGGTAGGCCTAGGAACTAGTTGGCTCGATGAGGAAATTGGACGCAACCTGCCCAAAGTCCTGGTTGAGGACGCACATCGGATCAGTGAGCAGTATCGAAGGAGAACCAACCAATATAAATGTGAGTGTCATGATTTAAACCCTAGGGATGGATTCCTGCTCCCATAGCTCCACAACCACACCAAGAGGTGGTTCTCTGTATACCTTTTTCTAGAGAAGAGCAACTAATACAACATAGAAATCTAGAGAATGAATAGGATCCAACACACATTGTGTTGACCTTTTCTGGGTATATATACCGTACATATACTCGTGGACAATACATATACAAACTCTGTCGTGCACAACTATATGCATCTCGCGTCGGAGATTGGGGAGTTATGGGCAACTAGATTAGGGGTCAAGTCAGTAGTCATTAGAGAACTAACAAACTAGTAGGGATCGAGTCATGCATACAATTATACAATCAAACAAGTTTAAGGTAATCAGATACCTATAAAAAAAGGGCTGAACCAAAGAAGTcctttagtaacttcaaatactAGTTGATAACTTTTACAAACAAACAAGTTTAAGGTAATCAGGTAACATTGTAATCAGATAACTTAACAAAAAAGGGGTTGAGCCAAACACGTtctttagtaacttcaaatactactccctccgtctataatataagagcattttttTTACATTAGTTTAGTGtaaaaaacactcttatattatgggacggagggagtagttgatAACTTTGTGAAGATCGTTTCCAAGGTACTTTCACTCCGATCTGGTATCGTACATTCAGGGTGCCTTTTGAAGAAGCAAACAACGCACGATAATTTCCCCCTCGTTCGCCAGACCGCCCGGCTACTTCAAAAGAGAAGTTGATATCTTGCTCAAGATCGCCATCGCCAAGGCACTTGATATGGTCGCTTCTTTTTTGGCGACATCACCTAGCTCGGTAGCTCCACTCTGCTTTGCTGATGCGATCAGCTGCACACCTAGTATCTGGGCCTCCCTCTCTCCTTGAGAAACCTGTTGCCACATACTAGCTCAAGGAGAGAGGGAGGATAGTATGTCAAATCCTAGCCGTTTGAATTGCAGATCAGCTTTTAATTGTCATGATATGAGCTTGATTCCTGCGTGATTTCCACTTTGGAACAGAATAGAACATTGCAGAGTTTCTTTGACACGTTTGATGTTTGTTCAACATGTATAACGCGTCTGCTTACAGTTTCCGCATCCATATATGGAAAAGACAAGAGTTCATCAAATGAACACTTTTTTTCTGATCTTAATCCACAGGGATCGACATTCAGTGGTGCAGTAGTGTTGTTTTTTTTAATCCTGTGTTGCCAAACTGAACCACTGATGATATGATATGATATGATATGATATGTGCAGTGTTATCAGCGGACGAGAGGCCCGAGGCTATGAAGAAAGGCATAGCTCACGGGGCGTGCGAGTACCTGGTGAAACCGGTGCAAACCAAGCACCTCGATATCATGTGGCGGCATGTCATGGCGAGGAGAACCCCTCAACCATGGAGACTCAGCAGCAGCATCCGTAATGCTGCCGCTGAGAAGGCGCAGCCTACAGGAGGACCCGGCGGCGGCGAGCAGGACGGTGCAAAGAGCACCAAGCGTGGATGGACGAAGAGTCATGaacatgatgaagatggccatgaTGCGAACAAGGAGAACTTGTCACCAAACCCATCGACCGGGAAGAAGCCGAGGACGGCATGGAGAAATGATCTGCATGACAAGTTTGTGGAGGCTGTCAGTCAGATCGGCATCAAGAGTAAGAGAACTTACTCGATCACACTTCTCATGGCTTACTACATTAACCAAAACGAAGCAATGTGATCTTGGCATTATTATCTCTGGTATAAAAACTTTTTGGTTATGCGAATGTGTATATGCAGGGGCTGTTCCATCGAAGATACTGGCCGCCATGAATGTGGATAACGTCTCCAGAGAGAGTGTTGGGAGTCATCTGCAGGTTTACTTTCTACTCCTCGTGTATACCTTTTTTATAAATAATAGGCAGTATATTGATGCATCAAGCTGATACAAAATACAGAAACGCATCCACCACCTTAACTATACCTGACTTTTGTATGCACTGAATCCCTATCTCGTACTATATCATATTTTGCCATGTTGCTGGGTTGTGTTCATATCTCACAGTGCTGCCCAAAAATTGGAACTGGATAGGCTTGTTTCCTGTTCTTTTGTCTTAGTTACCTTGTAATTATTCTTCTGTGAAAATGTGACACGTCGGATATAATGCATGCCCCATGATTTCTAGAGTTTTTGGAGCCATGCAGCACTTTCAGTTCCTTTGATTTGTTCTCCATATATACGTCTTAAGAACAATCAAAAACAAAATGTAAAAATATCCATGATGCGCCTCTCATCTATGTGCTCGCctatcttttgatttcagaagtACAGGACGTATCTCGCAAGGACCGGGGACGGGGCAGAAGAGAGGTGCGATTTGCTTGTTGCTGAAAGTTGGGGAGAAGGTATCTGCAAGTATTTCCATGGACATGGGATATATCGGCCGTCCACAAACCCTGCCTCTTGGAACCCTACCAGTCTCCCTACAAGGATGGATCATCCGTCCGCGTTCGGAGCGCGTGGTGCCGGTGTCCATGGTGGCAGCATGCTCTCCAGGCCTTGGTTGTCGTGGCTGCTGCCGGGTTTGAGACAGCAGCCCTCTTCCTCCAGCGCATATGCAAACAGGACAAATGGCACAGGGGCGTGGGACGCATTTGGTTCCAGCCATTCCCGTGGCGAGTCATCCTACATGGGCATGCTGCGTGGCAATCTACTGAGGGCAAACAGAGGCTTTCAGAGTAGTGGCAGCTCCTTTGCGGACGGAAATAGACACAATGGTGGGACATCTTTGCCTGTGAATCAGTTTTCAGTGCGGCCATCTCGCCAGGGGTTCCAGCCTCCGGTTCAGAGGAGTCCGTATGGCGACGCCGGGAACCGCCTAGGCAACTCCTGGCAAGCACCTATGAAGTATCCTGATCTTAGCCGTGACTATTGGAACATCCCCAACATCAACCAGCTCACAGGCCTTGCAGCCTCACCAGCTGGCCAGATAGCTGGCCAAACACCGATGAGTCTCGACAAGCTGAAGAACCAAATAGCAGCTTTCATAAACAGCACAAAATCGTTGGCACGTTCCGGTGAGGAGATGGCGTTGTTCGACGTCGATGTAACCATCAACAACAGCACAAGCTCAGTACAGGTGCTGAATGGTGACTTTGCAATCGACGGCAACACAAACTCGGTAGAGATGTTGAATGGTGACCTCTCAATCGACGACAACACAAGCTGGGTAGAGATGCTGAATGGTTACCTCGTAATGGACGGCGGCACAAGCTTGGTGGAGATGCCGAATGGTAACTTCGCACTTGGTAGTGCTTCAAGCATCGGTGCTGCAATGCTTGACCTTCAGATGGGCATTTCTGCCGTGCCAACTCGGATGCTGAATGATGGTGGTGCAGGCGGCGTTCTCCCTGCGCAAGCACAAGACGCAGCTGATCAGGAAGCTGTTGATGGTCAACTGAATATCGACAGTGATGATTTCTTGGAAGCTCTTGTTGATAGTTTTTCGATGGATGACATTCTTACCACGATCAACATGCTTGATGAAGTAAGAAGCTTTCCCGTTCTTTTCCTGAATGATGCCTGCCCAGTTTTACCCAGCTTGCTTTCGTTTTGGCATTTACTATCTTGTCTCTAAGTTTTTCAGGCTTTGCACATATAAAAATGTACTGGCAGTACGAAGTTCGATAAGGTTGCATCTAACTAAACTTGTTTTCTGACTGCAGGATTTATCAATCAACAACAACATAAGCTCGGTGGAGATGCCGAATGGTCATTTGGCAACCAACAACAACATGAGCTCGGTCGAGGTGCCGAATGGTAACTTTGCTATCAACAACAACATGAGCTCGGCGGAGATGCCGAATGGTAACTTCGCAATCAACAACAGTATGAGCTCGGTCGAGATGGCGAATGGTAACTTTGCAATCAACAGCAACATGAGCTCGGTGGAGATGCCGAATGGTAACTTCGcaatcaacaacaacaacaacaacaacaacaacaacacaagcTCGGTGGAGATGCTGAATGGTAACTTCGCACTTGGTAGTGCTTCAAGCATCGGTGCTGCAATGCCTGACATTCAGATGGGCATTTCTGCCGAACCAACACAGATGCTGAATGATGGTGGTGCAGGCGGCGTTCTCCCTGTGCAAGCACAAGGCACAGCTAATCAGGAAGCTGTTGATGGTCAACTGAATATCGACAGTGATGATTTCTGGGAAGCTGTTAATGATTGTTTTTTGATGGATGACATTTCTACCAGGAACAACATGCTTAATGAAGTAAGAAGCTTTCTCATTCTTTTGCTGCATGATGCCTGCCCATGTTCTTCCGAGCCTGCTTTCGTTTTGGCATTTACTATCTTCTCTCTAAATTTGTCAGGCTTTGCACATATATAAATGTACTAGCAGTACGGAGTTAGATAAGGTTGCATCTAACTAAACTTATTTTCTGACTGCAGGATTTATTAATCAACGATGTTAATATCTTGGGTGGAGAGCTGTAGTTAGGTCGTTAGCCCCTAACTTCCAGAGAGATGCTCCTCTACCTGCTGATTCTTGCACATTCTGTGTGTGAAATTGTGCTAGTCAGAAGGAGTTTAGTTTTATCTGTTATCTTTTGGGATCATAAATAAGGTTATCCTATATGTTAGGAAGAACCAGTTTCTATGTATGATTTAGATTAGCAGATGGCATGGCATCAGCCTGTACTGCAGTCATGGAGTTCAGTTTTACATCACATTTAACTTTTACTCGGTGGTTGTCATTTGGGATCTGAAACAAGGTTATGTTATGTTTGGTCGAACTAATTTTAATGTATGATTTAGACTATCAAATGGAATGTCTTCTATAAATTATCTGTAATGATGTGTGGCTTTAATTTGTATCACTGCAATGCTGCTCTTTCCATGTAATTAACAAGAAAGAGACCAAGAGTCTAAATACaagtgccacacgtgtggcacgaAGCAATTCCGCCCTGACATTTTCTGATGGCAACTTTAGTTACCCAGGGATGGCAACTTTAGTTGTGAAGCATGGCAACTTTCTGTTTGGATAGCAAGTTTCAGTTTTTTTGGGGGTTTCGGTTTTTTTTTCGGATGGCAATTTTAGTTGTAAAAACGTCAGGGCGGTGTTACTtcgtgccacacgtgtggcacttATCATTTGGGCTTGTTTATTGCGGCCTTAAACTGAGTACCGAACCGAAGAAATATTCCAGTTTCAGAAATAGAAACACTTCCACTTTTTTCTAATTGCCATGTGAGCGTGACTCTTTAAGACTTTTCCTTGTCCGAGGCAGCAGTGGCGTCTTCTTACTCTGACATCTGATCCGTCTAATGTATCCCTAGTCACCACTCATCCTCGTTGTCTGATTCCATCGGTCTCCCTCGCCTCTGGCGGCCAATTTCGGCACCGAGAGT belongs to Triticum urartu cultivar G1812 chromosome 7, Tu2.1, whole genome shotgun sequence and includes:
- the LOC125521245 gene encoding uncharacterized protein LOC125521245 isoform X1 — its product is MHSAVPLAHRHRVPLGTAATRRPGPWRQPAAPSVLYLVALVPPPPHATQQHRTAMTELAIDGFFMIWLQCFLDLGERRLHHHHSASELARQKCPSEGQALQHRCLKHYQVRSYHSASPPSLCRRPLRGVCTLLSSHMMILRLTRPYTSKENEHVKHMLCVFNDSICAFMYHSNTPSRFQPNALSIVTHLPTFFPETHGGFTPLTIIFATLV
- the LOC125521245 gene encoding uncharacterized protein LOC125521245 isoform X2; this encodes MHSAVPLAHRHRVPLGTAATRRPGPWRQPAAPSVLYLVALVPPPPHATQQHRTAMTELAIDGFFMIWLQCFLDLGERRLHHHHSASELARQKCPSEGQALQHRCLKHYQVRSYHSASPPSLCRRPLRDHFSMPSSASSRSMGLVTSSPCSHHGHLHHVHDSSSIHAWCSLHRPARRRRVLL
- the LOC125521245 gene encoding uncharacterized protein LOC125521245 isoform X3, which gives rise to MHSAVPLAHRHRVPLGTAATRRPGPWRQPAAPSVLYLVALVPPPPHATQQHRTAMTELAIDGFFMIWLQCFLDLGERRLHHHHSASELARQKCPSEGQALQHRCLKHYQVRSYHSASPPSLCRRPLRACRDSSVFGQLSGQLVRLQGL